GGATGGATAATAAAAAATCCCATCATACCAAGAGCGATTTGAGTCATCTCATCATAATGGGGATGGTACATAAAGGTTCCATTTTGTATGAGTGTGAACTCATATTTGAAAGTTTGGCCAGGCTGAATTGCGTTTTGGTTGAGTCCTGTCACCCCATCCATTCCATTTGGAAGGATAATGCCATGCCAATGGACTGTTGTAGGTTCATTAAGCCTATTCGTTACATAAATTCGAACTTTTTCTCCTTCTGTAGCTTCGATGGTAGGGCCTGGGCTTGATCCATTATATCCCCAGCAGTTAACCCAAAATCCCGGAGCAAATTCTCTGCGTATGGGTTCGGCGATCAAATGAAAAACTTTGACATCTCCATCCATTATCCAAGGTAAAGTGGCGACATTGGGTGTGATAACAGACTGAGCGCATAATGAATGAATGAACAGGAAAGTGAAAAAAATGAGATGGGTTTTCATTTGGTATCACCGCAGTTCGAAATTTTGTAGAGTTTGCCCCCTAAAGCTCTATCAAGCTGAACTCTTGCCATCCAATAATTGCGTAATGCGAGGATGTAGTGGCGAAATGCGAGTATTTGTTGTCGTTTATTTTCTAGGAGGCGATCAATGCCAAGCCCCATAACGTTATAGAGTTCTTCTGAAGAGACTAGGATTTGATTTTGTGTGGGGATTATCCGATTTCTGTAATCTTCAATAATTTTTAAGTTATTGAAGATTAGTTTATGTGCTTCGCGGACTTCAGATAGAATCTGAATTTCTAAGCTAGCTAATCTGTCTTGGGCCTGTCGCAATTCTGCTTGAAGACGCATCCGTGCCGCTTGTCCATAATTGAATAAGGGGATTTCCCCCGAGAAAGCCGGGCCAAGTGTATCTAGACCGTCAGGATCCCTTTCACCACAAATTCCGATTCGACCGTTTGTATACACCCACCATTGTTTAATGCCTAATTTTTGGCATAAGCGCAGAACTTCAAAGCGGGCCATTTGTAGATCCAGCCTTTCACTAAAAGCTGTGCTTTCCAATTGTCCAATTGGATAGCCTTTACAATTGATAGGGGGAGGATCAGTAGATATGGTCCATTGCGGTTCTTCAAAAAAACCGAGCAATCGATTTAATTTCTCCCTTAATCGAATGACTTCGTTCTGA
This Parachlamydia acanthamoebae DNA region includes the following protein-coding sequences:
- a CDS encoding TolC family protein, giving the protein MASFCCNLIPIAILCLVFGCQKIQRSDDVFVSSALERRLDKIVTWNHKRDHASQIEENIQKLLQEELTVDVAVQIALFNNPNIQATFEEIGISTADLIEAGLFSNPFFDLFVRYPDKRKFVPDIEYSVTASFIDLFLIPLRVKVAKVELEQTTLRVTNDILDLAFDVEQTYYELQAFQQDLKYTLLIVELLSIQNEITLRQRNVYNINRLDFQLIQNHFLESKLEFARVQNEVIRLREKLNRLLGFFEEPQWTISTDPPPINCKGYPIGQLESTAFSERLDLQMARFEVLRLCQKLGIKQWWVYTNGRIGICGERDPDGLDTLGPAFSGEIPLFNYGQAARMRLQAELRQAQDRLASLEIQILSEVREAHKLIFNNLKIIEDYRNRIIPTQNQILVSSEELYNVMGLGIDRLLENKRQQILAFRHYILALRNYWMARVQLDRALGGKLYKISNCGDTK